Proteins encoded within one genomic window of Oryza brachyantha chromosome 7, ObraRS2, whole genome shotgun sequence:
- the LOC102705363 gene encoding beta-hexosaminidase 2 produces the protein MATRSVASLPSLLLLFVVLSSPARARGDAAFPVNVWPKPTYMSWAEPHMAVRVSSSFHVVGAPSGNAYLLSAARRYAALLAAERYRPLVTPAVNVTAAPGGRAELRCLTLAVSDPHAPLQHGVDESYALEILPTGGAATVTAATAWGAMRGLETFSQLAWWAGRERALLVAAGVRVEDRPLYPHRGLMLDTGRTYFPVADILRTIDAMAANKMNVFHWHITDSQSFPIELPSEPALAEKGSYGEGMRYTVDDVKLIVDFAMSRGVRVVPEIDSPGHTASWAGAYPEAVSCAGKFWLPDASDWPSRLAAEPGAGQLNPLEPKTYQVVANVINDVTSLFPDGFYHGGADEVTPGCWKADPSIQAYLAAGGTLSQLLERLVGAAHPLIVSRNRTAVYWEDVLLDQAVNVTPSAIPPETTILQTWNNGANNTRLIVRAGYRAIVSSASFYYLDCGHGDFVGNNSVYDDPRSDYDTNGGSWCGPYKTWQRVYDYDIAYGLTADEARLVIGGEVAMWTEQVDAAVLDGRVWPRASAMAEALWSGNRDGGATGRKRYAEATDRLTDWRHRMVGRGVRAEPIQPLWCRTRPGMCNAVR, from the exons ATGGCGACCAGGAGCGTGGCCTCGCTTCCGTCGCTGCTTCTCCTGTTCGTGGTGctgagctcgccggcgcgagcgcgaggcgACGCCGCGTTCCCCGTCAATGTCTGGCCGAAGCCGACGTACATGTCGTGGGCGGAGCCCCACATGGCCGTGCGCGTGTCGAGCTCGTTCCACGTCGTCGGCGCCCCGTCGGGGAACGCCTATCTCCTCTCGGCCGCGCGGCGTTACGCGGCGTTACTCGCCGCCGAGCGGTACCGCCCGCTCGTGACGCCGGCGGTGAACGTCACCGCGGCGCCGGGGGGGAGGGCCGAGCTGCGGTGCCTGACGCTCGCCGTCTCCGACCCGCACGCGCCGCTGCAGCACGGCGTGGACGAGTCGTACGCGCTGGAGATCCTCCCtaccggcggcgcggccacgGTGACCGCCGCCACGGCGTGGGGCGCCATGCGCGGGCTCGAGACGTTCTCGCAGCTGGCGTGGTGGGCCGGGCGGGAGCGGGcgctgctcgtcgccgccggcgtgcgcgTCGAGGACCGGCCGCTGTACCCGCACCGGGGGCTGATGCTCGACACCGGGAGGACGTACTTCCCCGTCGCCGACATCCTCCGGACGATCGACGCCATGGCGGCCAACAAGATGAACGTCTTCCACTGGCACATCACGGACTCCCAGTCGTTCCCGATCGAGCTGCCCTCGGAGCCGGCGCTCGCCGAGAAGGGCTCCTACGGCGAGGGCATGCGCTACACCGTCGACGACGTCAAGCTCATCGTCGACTTCGCCATGAGCCGCGGCGTCCGCGTCGTTCCAGAGATCGACTCACCAG GACACACGGCGTCGTGGGCCGGAGCTTACCCGGAGGCGGTGTCCTGCGCCGGCAAGTTCTGGCTGCCCGACGCGTCGGACTGGCCCAGCCGGCTCGCGGCGGAGCCGGGCGCCGGCCAGCTCAACCCACTGGAGCCCAAGACGTACCAGGTGGTGGCCAACGTCATCAACGACGTCACCTCCCTCTTCCCGGACGGCTTctaccacggcggcgccgacgaggtcaCGCCGGGCTGCTGGAAGGCGGACCCCTCCATCCAGGcctacctcgccgccggcggcaccCTGAGCCAGCTCCTCGAGCGGCTCGTCGGCGCGGCGCACCCGCTGATCGTGTCCAGGAACCGCACGGCGGTGTACTGGGAGGACGTGCTGCTGGACCAGGCGGTGAACGTGACCCCGTCGGCGATCCCGCCGGAGACGACGATCCTGCAGACGTGGAACAACGGCGCCAACAACACCAGGCTGATCGTGCGCGCCGGGTACCGCGCCATCGTCTCGTCGGCGTCGTTCTACTACCTCGACTGCGGCCACGGCGACTTCGTCGGCAACAACTCCGTCTACGACGACCCGAGGAGCGACTACGACACCAACGGCGGCTCGTGGTGCGGGCCCTACAAGACGTGGCAGCGCGTGTACGACTACGACATCGCGTACGGGCTCACCGCCGATGAGGCCAGGCTGGTgatcggcggcgaggtggcgatGTGGACGGAGCAGGTGGACGCGGCCGTGCTCGACGGCAGGGTGTGGCCGAGggcgtcggcgatggcggaggcGCTGTGGTCGGGCaaccgcgacggcggcgccaccggccgGAAGCGCTACGCCGAGGCGACCGACCGGCTCACCGACTGGCGGCACCGCATGGTGGGGCGAGGGGTCCGCGCGGAGCCCATCCAGCCGCTTTGGTGCAGGACCCGCCCGGGAATGTGCAACGCAGTCCGGTGA